The following are encoded together in the Bradyrhizobium sp. CCGUVB1N3 genome:
- a CDS encoding NHLP bacteriocin export ABC transporter permease/ATPase subunit — MTIGQTDRTYLVARGHVDLFAVMPPGDDSPPRRWHLFRVASGGLIIGLPASARGGRGLEVIAVGGLDAEVISCSRREVTDRAMLEKWSTLLLATVATLPGDISASHIDLDVEGELAPGELLRMSGGQVSWLSVEEGAIGIVGVDQAITAIDPPCPLSPGTCLVAERQTKLRVRDGAMLTVAEIHAGLDVLHTLVVNALADKFDMEWTADVARLQRRATQEDSRAEATIGRLAGIIDPGALAPEDLAEGTDRVLLACRAVAEAMGVELAPAGKRLPDTDDLTAVLKLAEASGLRSRRLLLRAGWWANSASPFLVFLGQERRAAAILPGPRGGHLLLDPATGTRKPLTPDIIAELAPEAVMFYHSLPARSLAFRDLASFVAPMLRVDLSRIIVASLGLGVLAMATPLVTKVLIDSVLPRAEADQLLICTAALVVVTLMAGGVQFMQGVAVLRLESRLDWMVQAAVADRLLRMPIEFFRSYSAGDLADRALGIEAIRVMITTRAIRGMLALASFVFAFAVMLYLDAPLGLFAAVLALIRFVIVGGLSFARVKHERANFGLRGWLQGAIVQFVTGIGKLRAANATINALNVWVERFSRQKRHFIASQHAANAMKSFEAGFPAIATLLIFAGSEGLAATSPIHDLGSFLAFYAAFGIALGAAGEWAQAAAQLVTVIPRIERLGPIIATPIETPDDAKAVGEIEGTIEFAEVSFRYGTAGPAIVDGVSLSVARGEYLAIVGPSGSGKSTLFRLLLGFEKPQSGVIFVDGKSLETIDLSSLRRQVGVVLQNSKLSSGNLYENICGGVHLPIDRVWDIAGAAGLDRDIEAMPMGMHTFVAEGINTLSGGQRQRLMIARALAHNPRLLLMDEATSALDNRSQAIVTASIRRLNVTRIVIAHRLSTVQSADRIIVLDKGRIVQSGRFDELIAAPGLFAEFARRQLLQEN; from the coding sequence TTGACGATTGGTCAGACTGATCGGACCTATCTGGTCGCTCGCGGCCATGTCGACCTGTTTGCCGTCATGCCCCCGGGCGATGACTCGCCGCCGCGCCGCTGGCATTTGTTTCGCGTCGCAAGTGGGGGATTGATCATTGGCCTGCCTGCATCGGCTCGTGGCGGGCGCGGCCTCGAAGTGATTGCGGTCGGTGGCCTCGATGCGGAGGTGATCTCTTGTTCTCGCCGCGAGGTGACCGACCGAGCGATGCTCGAAAAATGGTCCACGCTGCTGCTGGCGACGGTCGCGACGCTTCCGGGCGATATCTCTGCCTCTCACATCGATCTCGATGTCGAAGGCGAACTGGCACCCGGCGAGCTGCTGCGCATGTCGGGCGGGCAGGTCAGTTGGCTCAGCGTCGAGGAGGGGGCAATCGGGATCGTCGGCGTGGATCAGGCGATCACCGCGATCGATCCGCCCTGCCCGCTGTCACCGGGTACGTGCTTGGTGGCTGAGCGTCAAACGAAACTGCGCGTCAGGGACGGCGCAATGCTCACCGTCGCCGAGATCCACGCTGGCCTTGACGTCTTGCACACCTTGGTCGTGAACGCGCTCGCTGACAAATTCGACATGGAATGGACGGCCGACGTGGCGCGCCTGCAACGGCGCGCCACGCAGGAGGACTCGCGGGCTGAAGCCACGATTGGCCGCCTCGCGGGGATCATCGATCCGGGGGCTCTCGCGCCGGAGGACCTCGCCGAGGGGACCGACCGGGTATTGTTGGCCTGCCGGGCCGTGGCGGAAGCGATGGGAGTAGAGCTTGCACCGGCCGGCAAGCGCCTGCCTGATACCGACGATCTCACTGCGGTGCTCAAACTCGCGGAGGCATCGGGGCTTCGCAGCCGTCGCCTGCTGCTTCGAGCCGGCTGGTGGGCCAACAGCGCAAGCCCGTTTCTCGTGTTTCTCGGCCAGGAGCGCCGCGCGGCGGCGATCCTTCCCGGTCCCCGCGGCGGACATCTCCTGCTCGATCCCGCGACCGGGACGCGCAAGCCACTGACGCCAGATATCATTGCCGAGCTCGCGCCGGAGGCCGTGATGTTCTACCATTCACTGCCGGCGCGCTCCCTGGCCTTTCGCGATCTTGCGTCCTTCGTTGCGCCGATGCTTCGCGTCGATCTGTCGCGAATTATCGTCGCGTCACTCGGCCTTGGCGTGCTCGCGATGGCGACGCCGCTGGTGACCAAGGTCCTGATCGATTCGGTGCTGCCGCGCGCGGAGGCCGACCAATTGCTGATCTGTACGGCGGCTCTCGTCGTGGTGACGCTGATGGCGGGGGGCGTCCAGTTCATGCAGGGCGTCGCAGTGCTGCGGCTCGAGAGCAGGTTAGACTGGATGGTGCAGGCCGCCGTCGCCGATCGGCTGCTGCGCATGCCGATCGAGTTCTTCCGGAGCTACTCGGCTGGCGACCTTGCAGATCGTGCGCTGGGCATCGAAGCGATCAGGGTGATGATAACCACCCGGGCGATACGCGGAATGTTGGCGCTTGCCTCGTTCGTGTTCGCCTTCGCGGTGATGCTCTATCTCGACGCCCCACTGGGCCTATTCGCAGCCGTGCTTGCCCTCATTCGCTTCGTGATCGTCGGCGGCCTCAGCTTCGCCCGGGTGAAGCACGAGAGAGCGAACTTCGGCCTCAGAGGCTGGCTTCAGGGCGCAATCGTGCAGTTCGTGACGGGCATCGGTAAGCTGCGGGCCGCCAATGCAACGATCAATGCCCTCAATGTCTGGGTCGAGCGCTTCAGTCGCCAAAAGCGGCACTTCATCGCCTCCCAGCATGCGGCCAACGCGATGAAGAGCTTCGAAGCGGGCTTTCCCGCGATCGCGACGCTCCTGATCTTCGCGGGCTCCGAAGGGCTGGCGGCGACCAGCCCGATACATGATCTCGGCAGTTTCCTGGCGTTCTATGCCGCATTCGGGATTGCGTTGGGTGCCGCCGGGGAATGGGCGCAGGCTGCGGCCCAACTCGTTACTGTCATTCCCCGCATCGAGCGGCTGGGTCCGATTATTGCGACACCGATCGAAACCCCCGACGATGCGAAAGCGGTGGGCGAGATCGAAGGCACCATCGAATTCGCCGAAGTGTCGTTTCGCTACGGCACAGCCGGGCCGGCCATCGTGGATGGCGTCAGCCTGAGCGTCGCGCGTGGCGAATATCTTGCCATCGTGGGCCCCTCGGGCAGCGGCAAGTCGACGCTGTTCCGTCTTCTGCTCGGGTTCGAGAAGCCGCAGTCGGGCGTGATCTTCGTGGATGGTAAATCGCTCGAGACCATCGACCTCAGCTCCCTGCGGCGCCAAGTGGGCGTCGTGCTGCAAAATTCCAAGCTTTCTTCGGGCAATCTGTATGAGAACATCTGCGGTGGTGTCCATCTGCCGATCGACCGGGTTTGGGATATCGCGGGGGCCGCGGGGCTCGATCGCGACATCGAGGCGATGCCGATGGGAATGCACACTTTCGTCGCCGAAGGTATCAATACCTTGTCCGGCGGTCAGCGTCAGCGGCTGATGATCGCGCGGGCACTCGCACACAATCCGCGCCTGCTATTGATGGATGAGGCCACCAGTGCGCTCGACAACCGCAGTCAGGCCATCGTTACCGCCTCCATCAGGCGCCTCAACGTGACCAGGATCGTCATCGCGCATCGGCTCAGCACGGTGCAGTCTGCGGACCGGATCATCGTGCTCGACAAGGGACGGATCGTGCAGTCGGGCCGCTTCGATGAGCTCATCGCAGCCCCTGGCTTGTTTGCCGAATTCGCCCGCCGCCAGCTGCTGCAGGAGAACTAA
- a CDS encoding cyclic nucleotide-binding domain-containing protein, with amino-acid sequence MFGVLNDSDIEWMVRSGQRRTIRGGETVIQEGVPIESIILVLQGRMGVEIDRAGEIAQIEEGDVIGEMSMVDSAPPSATVVAKIDAVALFLDKTILQQKLAGDAHFASRFYRALAILLSDRLRATERRMAYGQGADLADENARLKDELDPDVLDHLAIAGERFDRLRKQVEAAEIRKHHR; translated from the coding sequence ATGTTCGGGGTGCTGAACGATTCCGACATCGAATGGATGGTCCGGTCCGGTCAGCGGCGCACGATCCGTGGCGGAGAGACCGTCATTCAGGAGGGCGTGCCGATCGAATCCATCATCCTGGTGCTGCAGGGGCGCATGGGGGTCGAGATCGACCGAGCCGGCGAGATCGCCCAGATCGAGGAGGGGGATGTCATCGGCGAGATGTCAATGGTCGATTCCGCGCCACCTTCCGCGACTGTTGTGGCGAAGATCGACGCGGTCGCACTGTTCCTCGATAAGACGATCTTGCAGCAGAAGTTGGCTGGCGATGCTCATTTTGCAAGCCGCTTCTATCGGGCACTTGCGATCCTGCTCTCGGATCGGCTGCGTGCAACCGAACGCCGGATGGCCTATGGCCAGGGCGCGGATCTTGCGGACGAGAACGCCCGCCTCAAAGACGAGCTGGACCCTGACGTGTTGGACCACCTTGCGATTGCGGGCGAACGATTCGACCGCCTGCGTAAGCAGGTCGAGGCCGCGGAGATAAGGAAGCATCACCGCTAA